A stretch of Methanosphaerula palustris E1-9c DNA encodes these proteins:
- a CDS encoding HEAT repeat domain-containing protein, with protein sequence MPDERYEHYRGLLIDPNPTARWKGAEALGRLGDPRAVDDLIGALQDEDRFVRKKAVWALGRLGDPRAIPPLRGLYRTEDPDIQNLIREVQQIILHTVSSRR encoded by the coding sequence ATGCCAGACGAGCGGTACGAACACTACCGTGGACTGCTGATTGATCCCAACCCTACCGCCCGGTGGAAGGGGGCTGAAGCTCTCGGCAGGCTTGGGGACCCCAGGGCGGTCGACGATCTGATCGGGGCGCTTCAGGACGAGGATCGGTTCGTTCGGAAGAAGGCGGTCTGGGCTCTCGGCAGACTTGGGGATCCACGGGCGATTCCCCCGCTCCGAGGGCTCTACCGGACTGAAGACCCTGATATCCAGAATCTGATCCGTGAGGTCCAGCAGATCATTCTCCACACTGTCTCCTCTCGACGTTAA
- a CDS encoding DUF120 domain-containing protein, with protein sequence MLEAEDLQCLKAIALIGGCNGPVLISSQTLAGTLGISPQTASRRLIALEAGLLITRSLHPDGQYVTITRDGEEALHREYSDYCRVFERKVAQFQLNGTVVSGVGEGRYYVGLPHYREQFHKKLGFSPFPGTLNIRLNGPSVQVRKRLESVDWVPIEGFTADERTFGGARALPCSIQGYRCAIVVPGRTHYPDDVIEVIAAEGLRETLQLKDMDTVTVEVLDD encoded by the coding sequence ATGCTAGAAGCAGAGGATCTCCAGTGCCTGAAGGCGATTGCACTGATCGGCGGGTGCAATGGCCCGGTCCTGATCTCGTCGCAGACCCTGGCCGGGACACTCGGGATCAGCCCGCAGACCGCCTCCCGCCGGCTCATCGCCCTCGAAGCCGGGCTATTAATCACACGGTCGCTCCATCCTGATGGTCAGTATGTGACGATCACCAGGGATGGCGAGGAGGCCCTGCATCGGGAGTACTCAGATTACTGCAGGGTCTTTGAGCGGAAGGTCGCCCAGTTTCAGCTGAACGGGACGGTGGTCAGTGGCGTCGGGGAGGGGCGGTATTATGTCGGACTGCCCCATTATCGCGAGCAGTTTCATAAGAAACTCGGTTTCTCCCCGTTCCCCGGAACCCTGAACATTCGGCTGAATGGACCGAGCGTTCAGGTCAGAAAGAGACTTGAATCTGTGGACTGGGTGCCAATTGAAGGTTTTACTGCAGATGAACGGACCTTTGGGGGGGCCAGGGCCCTCCCCTGCAGTATACAGGGATATCGGTGTGCGATCGTGGTCCCTGGCAGGACCCATTACCCAGACGATGTGATCGAGGTGATTGCTGCCGAAGGGCTGCGCGAGACCCTGCAATTGAAGGATATGGATACTGTAACCGTGGAGGTACTGGATGATTGA
- a CDS encoding hydroxymethylglutaryl-CoA synthase, translating into MVGIITYGAYIPRYRIKLEEIARVWGDNAHDITSGLGVKEKSVPDLDEDTATMAVEAARNALKRRDVDREAIGAIYVGSESHPYAVKPTACTVGEAIAATPNMTAADYEFACKAGTAGIQACMGLVGSGMIKYGVAIGSDVAQGAPSDALEYTAAAGGAAFIIGKDDPIAELHHTVSFTTDTPDFWRREGQSYPRHGGRFTGEPGYFKHTMGAVNLLFDQIDKSPKDYDYAVFHQPNAKFPQKVAKMLGFTPEQIRPGLVVPRLGNTYSGASMIGLAATLDIAKAGDRIFVASFGSGAGSDAFDIEVTDHIESDLINRKAAPSVEDLLKNPIYLDYALYARHKGKIVMQE; encoded by the coding sequence ATGGTAGGCATCATCACATACGGGGCGTATATCCCCCGGTACAGGATCAAACTCGAAGAGATCGCCCGGGTCTGGGGGGACAACGCACATGACATCACATCAGGGCTCGGGGTGAAGGAGAAGTCGGTCCCTGACCTGGATGAGGACACCGCCACGATGGCGGTCGAAGCGGCCAGGAACGCGCTGAAGCGACGGGATGTGGATCGCGAGGCGATTGGGGCCATCTATGTCGGGAGCGAGTCGCACCCGTACGCCGTCAAGCCGACCGCGTGTACCGTTGGTGAGGCAATCGCCGCGACTCCGAACATGACCGCGGCCGACTATGAGTTTGCCTGCAAAGCGGGAACCGCTGGCATCCAGGCCTGCATGGGTCTAGTCGGAAGCGGCATGATCAAGTACGGCGTGGCGATCGGCTCGGATGTTGCGCAGGGTGCACCGAGCGATGCCCTCGAATACACGGCAGCGGCAGGCGGAGCGGCGTTCATCATTGGTAAGGACGATCCGATTGCAGAACTCCACCACACCGTCTCGTTCACCACCGACACCCCTGACTTCTGGAGGCGCGAAGGGCAGAGTTATCCACGGCATGGCGGCAGGTTCACCGGTGAACCCGGTTATTTCAAGCACACGATGGGAGCGGTCAACCTCCTCTTCGATCAGATCGACAAGTCACCGAAGGACTACGACTACGCCGTCTTCCACCAGCCCAACGCGAAGTTCCCACAGAAGGTCGCCAAGATGCTCGGGTTCACTCCCGAACAGATCAGACCTGGGCTCGTGGTTCCACGGCTTGGAAACACCTATTCCGGGGCCTCGATGATTGGCCTCGCAGCCACGCTCGATATCGCGAAGGCAGGTGACCGGATCTTCGTCGCCTCGTTTGGGTCAGGCGCCGGCAGCGATGCGTTCGACATCGAAGTAACTGATCATATCGAATCCGACCTGATCAACAGGAAGGCGGCCCCTTCAGTGGAGGACCTGCTGAAGAACCCTATCTACCTGGACTATGCACTGTATGCAAGACACAAAGGAAAGATCGTGATGCAAGAATGA
- the ribB gene encoding 3,4-dihydroxy-2-butanone-4-phosphate synthase: MIDDALNALRDGKMILLYDFADREGETDFAICADVVTPQHILQMRKDGGGLICTAIDPVAAKLLHLPFATDLLQATGVVEQDGEIPYDRSNHSSFSIWVNHKKTFTGIPDRDRALTISSIGAQVKKVLAGEPDTFHAEFRTPGHVALLRAADDLLAQRCGQTELSVTLARMAGVTPAIAICEMLDDETGLALKKDDAIRYAQDHGLVFVEGKDVFEATGISCLHEGVCQTSGTNTTVDC; encoded by the coding sequence ATGATCGATGATGCCCTGAACGCACTGCGCGATGGAAAGATGATCCTGCTCTACGACTTTGCAGATCGGGAAGGGGAGACCGACTTTGCAATCTGTGCCGATGTGGTCACACCACAGCACATTCTTCAGATGAGGAAGGACGGTGGCGGCCTGATCTGCACTGCGATCGATCCGGTGGCTGCAAAACTGCTTCATCTCCCGTTCGCTACGGACCTGCTGCAGGCTACGGGTGTGGTCGAACAGGACGGGGAGATCCCGTACGATCGGAGCAACCACTCCTCGTTCTCGATCTGGGTGAATCATAAGAAGACCTTCACCGGGATCCCTGACCGCGATCGTGCGCTGACGATCTCGTCGATCGGCGCCCAGGTGAAGAAGGTGCTGGCCGGCGAGCCTGATACCTTCCATGCCGAGTTCCGTACCCCCGGTCATGTGGCGCTGTTGCGGGCCGCAGACGATTTGCTCGCCCAGCGGTGCGGGCAGACCGAACTATCAGTGACTCTGGCCCGGATGGCCGGTGTGACGCCAGCCATTGCGATCTGCGAGATGTTGGACGACGAGACTGGTCTAGCCCTGAAGAAGGACGATGCGATCAGGTATGCACAGGATCACGGGCTGGTCTTTGTCGAGGGGAAGGACGTCTTCGAGGCTACCGGGATCTCTTGCTTACATGAGGGTGTATGCCAGACGAGCGGTACGAACACTACCGTGGACTGCTGA
- a CDS encoding metallophosphoesterase family protein, which yields METSSWSIALTPSTADWRLRQLQREVMERAPGEVSPIPPILTLTGPFTSQPGVEFMNLQEAVASAGVLGPVGYLLDGWGWRRGMEGWILGCRVVPSTALITLADTLHRMMLPLVGDDDLAPPHWEVPLVRAPGFQPPESLTAPTAPQKDQSLFSRFTSWVRPREPASFEVNAGIPPLCLPLEGLRLMLLAGEQPVGGYDLVLQTWLNRYRSTSQEAWSDTLAGYRERILWSSPRRGGPPYLISDLHLGHADIIQYCSRPFPDRSTMNQALIVGWNQVISPGDQVLFLGDLCGSPTQVPEFLSALSGAITWVQGNHDPSSGEVCEQLTLTVDGVDLLLVHDPADAPPAFDGWVVHGHTHNRRLHRYPFLSVRGRTINVSAEVIGYRPVSLSSLVAMIRTSDQDLLVFPLQGAEDICHPEPLSDQT from the coding sequence ATGGAAACGTCCTCCTGGTCCATTGCCCTCACCCCGTCCACCGCGGACTGGCGGCTCCGGCAGCTTCAGCGGGAGGTTATGGAGCGGGCCCCCGGCGAGGTCTCACCGATCCCTCCAATATTGACCCTGACCGGGCCGTTCACCTCCCAGCCGGGCGTCGAGTTTATGAACCTTCAAGAGGCCGTCGCCTCTGCAGGGGTTCTGGGGCCGGTTGGGTACCTGCTCGACGGTTGGGGCTGGAGGCGGGGCATGGAGGGCTGGATCCTTGGCTGCAGGGTCGTCCCCTCAACGGCGCTGATAACTCTCGCCGATACCCTGCATAGAATGATGTTGCCGCTCGTCGGGGACGACGATCTTGCTCCTCCCCATTGGGAAGTGCCGCTGGTTCGGGCCCCTGGTTTTCAACCGCCGGAATCTCTCACCGCGCCTACTGCCCCTCAAAAAGACCAGAGCCTGTTCTCCCGGTTCACCTCATGGGTCCGGCCACGAGAGCCAGCCTCCTTTGAGGTCAATGCGGGAATCCCTCCTCTTTGCCTTCCGCTGGAAGGACTCCGGCTGATGCTTCTTGCAGGGGAGCAGCCCGTCGGCGGGTACGATCTGGTCCTGCAGACCTGGCTGAACCGGTACCGTTCGACCTCTCAGGAGGCATGGTCTGATACCCTCGCCGGCTATCGGGAGCGGATCCTATGGTCATCACCCCGGCGGGGAGGACCACCGTACCTGATCAGTGACCTCCACCTCGGCCACGCCGACATCATCCAGTACTGTAGCCGGCCGTTCCCTGATCGTTCCACAATGAACCAGGCTCTGATCGTCGGTTGGAACCAGGTGATCTCTCCCGGGGATCAGGTACTCTTCCTCGGGGATCTCTGCGGCAGCCCGACCCAGGTTCCAGAGTTCCTGTCCGCCCTCTCAGGGGCGATCACCTGGGTGCAGGGGAACCACGACCCCTCCTCTGGGGAGGTCTGCGAACAGCTGACCCTGACCGTCGACGGGGTCGACCTGCTACTGGTCCATGACCCTGCCGATGCGCCACCGGCGTTCGACGGCTGGGTGGTTCACGGGCACACCCACAACAGGAGGCTGCACCGGTACCCGTTCCTCTCTGTCCGGGGACGGACGATCAACGTCAGTGCGGAGGTGATCGGTTACCGGCCGGTCAGCCTCTCCTCGCTCGTCGCGATGATCCGTACCTCCGATCAGGATCTGCTGGTCTTTCCCCTCCAGGGGGCTGAGGACATATGCCATCCGGAGCCCTTATCTGACCAGACGTGA
- a CDS encoding helix-turn-helix domain-containing protein, with protein MKSGLRHQLAEKMAGEITLSDSPGKALKKWRMSFDIPQGVLAERLEVSPSVISDYESGRRKSPGTAVVGKIVDTILSMDEAQGGRYIQKFSTMLYADFDDEVIYDMHEYAVQVPLREFAEVINATHLCGSLDQSLYGYTVINSQNAIVQLSSNEFNRLYGWSTERAMIFNGVSNGKSPMVAIRVTSFKPRCVVLQGITPEEVHPIVPLLADKDRITVLCTSMEIEKIIAVLRGQEW; from the coding sequence ATGAAATCCGGACTGCGTCATCAACTCGCCGAAAAGATGGCTGGTGAGATCACGCTTTCGGACTCACCAGGGAAGGCCCTAAAGAAGTGGCGGATGAGTTTTGACATTCCGCAGGGTGTGCTCGCAGAACGGCTTGAGGTATCCCCATCTGTGATCAGCGACTATGAGAGCGGGCGAAGGAAATCGCCGGGGACCGCAGTCGTCGGAAAGATCGTCGACACGATCCTCTCGATGGACGAGGCCCAGGGAGGGCGGTATATCCAGAAGTTCAGCACGATGCTCTATGCTGACTTCGACGACGAGGTGATCTATGATATGCATGAGTACGCAGTCCAGGTCCCCCTTCGGGAGTTTGCAGAGGTGATCAATGCGACCCACCTCTGCGGTTCGCTCGACCAGTCGCTGTACGGATACACAGTGATCAACAGCCAGAATGCGATTGTGCAGCTCTCCTCAAATGAGTTCAACCGACTCTACGGTTGGTCGACCGAGCGTGCAATGATCTTCAACGGGGTTTCAAATGGCAAATCCCCGATGGTTGCGATCAGAGTCACCTCGTTTAAACCACGATGTGTGGTGCTACAGGGGATCACGCCCGAGGAGGTGCATCCAATTGTACCACTGCTTGCAGACAAAGACCGGATCACGGTCCTCTGCACGAGTATGGAGATAGAGAAGATTATTGCAGTACTGAGAGGTCAGGAATGGTAG
- a CDS encoding LysE family transporter, with product MGIILFSFLIGLTGALAPGPTLVATITASMKGGWTAGPKVTLGHIAIEALVALLILAGVATVVQRYTSLIAAVGGCALIGFGLLTLRGVSSASLNQSGAVTTQGPILAGMLTSVANPYFWIWWLSIGSGFLVDSIGIGALAVAAFMAGHWAADLGWFTAVSTGVHRGGEILPEPAYRMILQGCGVLLILFGGYYLSTLLSVT from the coding sequence GTGGGGATCATACTCTTCTCTTTCCTCATAGGGCTCACCGGTGCACTGGCCCCGGGGCCGACCCTGGTTGCGACCATCACCGCCTCGATGAAGGGTGGGTGGACCGCTGGCCCGAAGGTCACGCTCGGGCATATCGCCATCGAGGCGCTGGTCGCCCTGCTGATCCTGGCCGGGGTCGCGACGGTGGTGCAGAGGTATACCAGTCTGATCGCGGCGGTCGGCGGCTGCGCCCTGATCGGTTTTGGTCTGCTGACCCTCCGCGGCGTCTCATCGGCCTCGCTGAACCAGAGTGGGGCTGTCACGACACAGGGACCGATTCTTGCCGGGATGCTGACCAGCGTGGCCAATCCGTACTTCTGGATATGGTGGCTCTCGATCGGGAGCGGATTTCTGGTCGACTCGATCGGCATCGGAGCCCTGGCCGTGGCTGCCTTCATGGCAGGTCACTGGGCTGCAGACCTTGGCTGGTTCACAGCAGTCTCGACAGGGGTCCACCGGGGAGGAGAGATCCTCCCTGAACCGGCCTACCGCATGATCTTGCAGGGGTGTGGGGTGCTGCTGATCCTCTTCGGTGGTTACTACCTATCGACCCTCCTGTCAGTCACCTGA
- the ribB gene encoding 3,4-dihydroxy-2-butanone-4-phosphate synthase — MIDDALNALREGKMILLYDFETREGETDFAICADAVTPQHILQMRKDGGGLICTAIDPVAAELLHLPFATDLLQATGVVEQDGEIPYDRSNHSSFSIWVNHKKTFTGIPDRDRALTISSIGAQVKKVLAGEPDTFHAEFRTPGHVALLRAADDLLAQRRGQTELSVTLARMAGVTPAIAICEMLDDETGLALKKDDAIRYAEEHGLIFVSGKEVLDAVRLSSNKQGCQRSMEGPGSSHNTSDVVAARGLCDTLHGTDTTVTMEAQNDR, encoded by the coding sequence ATGATTGATGATGCATTGAACGCACTACGCGAAGGAAAGATGATACTGCTCTATGACTTTGAAACCCGGGAAGGGGAGACTGATTTCGCGATCTGTGCCGACGCGGTCACACCACAGCACATTCTTCAGATGAGGAAGGACGGTGGCGGCCTGATCTGTACCGCAATCGATCCAGTGGCAGCAGAACTGCTTCATCTCCCGTTCGCTACGGACCTGCTGCAGGCTACGGGTGTGGTTGAACAGGACGGGGAGATCCCGTATGATCGGAGCAACCACTCCTCGTTCTCGATCTGGGTGAATCATAAGAAGACCTTCACCGGGATCCCTGACCGCGATCGTGCGCTGACGATCTCGTCGATCGGCGCCCAGGTGAAGAAGGTGCTGGCCGGCGAGCCTGATACCTTTCATGCCGAGTTCCGTACCCCCGGTCATGTGGCGCTGCTGCGGGCCGCAGACGATTTGCTCGCCCAGCGGCGTGGACAGACAGAACTCTCGGTGACTCTGGCCCGGATGGCCGGCGTGACACCGGCTATTGCGATCTGCGAGATGCTCGACGATGAGACCGGCCTGGCCCTGAAGAAGGACGATGCGATCCGATATGCAGAAGAGCATGGACTGATCTTTGTCTCAGGGAAGGAGGTTCTGGACGCCGTCAGGCTCTCCAGCAACAAACAGGGATGCCAGCGTTCGATGGAGGGTCCGGGCAGTTCTCATAACACCAGCGATGTTGTTGCTGCCAGAGGACTGTGTGATACGCTGCATGGAACAGATACCACCGTGACCATGGAGGCTCAGAATGATCGATGA
- a CDS encoding thiolase domain-containing protein, translating to MRDVAVIGVGCTTFGEKWGTSFRNLFVEAGGMAIEDANISGETIDALYVGNMSAGRFIDQEHIGALIADYSGLASEHTPSTRVESACCSGGLAFRQAVIAVASGMEDIVVAGGVEKMTDVDTPTSVDALAAAADREWEGFVGATFPGLYAMIATDYMNRYPLTREQLAQVAVKNHYNGARNPIAQFQHEISIDTVINSSLVADPLRLFDCSPITDGAAAVILAPLERAHEFTDTPIKVLATAQASDTIALHDRRDISTMDATVAAGDRAFKMAKLERKDIDLVEVHDCFTIAEICAIEDLGFCKKGEAGKLTEEGVTALNGKLPVNTSGGLKACGHPVGATGIKQVWEIVKQLRGEAGKRQIDGAEIGMTQNVGGTGASVAVHILGRA from the coding sequence ATGAGAGATGTCGCAGTGATTGGAGTGGGATGTACCACCTTTGGAGAGAAGTGGGGGACATCGTTTAGGAACCTCTTTGTCGAGGCGGGGGGAATGGCCATCGAGGACGCCAATATATCAGGCGAAACGATCGATGCCCTCTATGTCGGAAACATGAGTGCCGGCCGGTTCATCGATCAGGAGCATATCGGCGCCCTGATCGCGGACTATTCCGGTCTCGCCTCAGAGCACACCCCCTCGACGAGGGTTGAGTCGGCCTGCTGTTCAGGCGGGCTTGCGTTCCGTCAGGCTGTCATCGCGGTGGCTAGCGGCATGGAGGATATCGTGGTCGCCGGCGGGGTCGAGAAGATGACCGATGTCGACACCCCAACCAGCGTGGACGCCCTGGCAGCGGCAGCAGACCGGGAATGGGAAGGGTTCGTCGGAGCCACCTTCCCTGGGCTGTACGCGATGATCGCCACTGATTATATGAACCGGTACCCGCTGACCAGAGAGCAGCTGGCACAGGTCGCCGTCAAGAACCACTATAATGGGGCCAGGAATCCGATCGCACAGTTTCAGCATGAGATCTCGATCGACACCGTCATCAACTCCTCGCTGGTCGCTGACCCGTTGCGACTCTTTGACTGTTCTCCGATCACCGATGGGGCGGCCGCGGTGATCCTGGCTCCACTGGAGCGGGCGCACGAGTTCACCGATACCCCTATCAAGGTGCTTGCTACCGCACAGGCATCGGACACGATCGCTCTTCATGATCGACGGGACATCAGTACGATGGACGCGACGGTTGCTGCAGGAGACCGGGCCTTCAAGATGGCGAAGCTCGAACGGAAGGATATCGATCTGGTCGAGGTGCACGATTGCTTCACGATCGCAGAGATCTGTGCGATCGAGGATCTCGGGTTCTGTAAGAAGGGCGAGGCCGGCAAACTGACCGAGGAGGGCGTGACCGCACTGAACGGCAAGCTTCCGGTCAATACCAGCGGCGGGCTGAAGGCCTGTGGCCACCCGGTCGGCGCGACCGGGATCAAGCAGGTCTGGGAGATCGT